A genomic region of Pseudomonas sp. KU43P contains the following coding sequences:
- the ehuA gene encoding ectoine/hydroxyectoine ABC transporter ATP-binding protein EhuA yields MPSPAIAQPIVSFKDVTKRYGSFTVLDGLNLNVAPGEKVAIIGPSGSGKSTLLRVLMTLEGIDQGMIEVDGESLTHMPGRNGALVAASERHVRKVRAKIGMVFQSFNLFPHMSALQNVIEAPVQVLGVKPAEARERAAELLEMVGLGNKFDHYPSQLSGGQQQRVAIARALAMRPKVMLFDEVTSALDPELCGEVLNVIRRLGSEHNLTMLMVTHQMGFAREFADRVCFFYKGQIHEQGTPAQIYENPQQERTRAFLSAVREAN; encoded by the coding sequence ATGCCCTCCCCGGCCATCGCCCAACCGATCGTCAGCTTCAAGGACGTGACCAAACGCTACGGCAGTTTCACCGTGCTCGACGGCCTGAATCTCAACGTCGCACCCGGCGAGAAGGTGGCGATCATCGGCCCCAGCGGCTCGGGCAAGTCGACCTTGCTGCGGGTGCTGATGACCCTGGAAGGGATCGACCAAGGCATGATCGAAGTCGATGGCGAATCGCTCACCCACATGCCCGGGCGCAACGGCGCACTGGTGGCCGCCAGCGAGCGCCATGTGCGCAAGGTGCGGGCGAAGATCGGCATGGTGTTCCAGAGCTTCAACCTGTTCCCGCACATGAGTGCCTTGCAGAACGTGATCGAGGCGCCGGTCCAGGTGCTGGGCGTCAAGCCGGCCGAGGCGCGCGAGCGTGCTGCCGAACTGCTGGAAATGGTCGGCCTGGGCAACAAGTTCGATCACTACCCGTCGCAGTTGTCAGGCGGCCAGCAACAGCGTGTGGCCATAGCCCGGGCGCTGGCGATGCGGCCAAAGGTGATGCTGTTCGACGAAGTGACCTCGGCGCTGGACCCGGAACTGTGTGGCGAGGTGCTGAACGTGATTCGTCGCTTGGGCAGCGAGCACAACCTGACCATGCTGATGGTGACGCACCAGATGGGCTTTGCCCGGGAGTTCGCTGACCGAGTGTGCTTCTTCTATAAAGGCCAGATTCATGAACAGGGGACGCCAGCGCAGATTTATGAAAACCCGCAACAGGAGCGTACCCGGGCCTTCTTGAGCGCAGTGCGTGAGGCCAACTGA
- a CDS encoding purine-cytosine permease family protein: MSHSTGIETNGVEQIPDDQRDASPLDLFRLIFGGANTFATAVLGSFPVLFGLSFQAGVWAILLGVGVGALILAPMGLFGALNGTNNAVSSGAHFGVHGRIVGSFLSLLTAVAFFSLSVWSSGDALVGGAKRLAGLPETDLTLGLAYGLFAVLVLVVCIFGFRFMLWVNKIAVWASSLLFLLGIFAFAGPFDAGYAGSVNLGQAGFWAAFVGAAILAMSNPVSFGAFLGDWSRYIPRQTPKARIMLAVIAAQAATLIPFLFGLCTATLVASQAPDYIAANNYVGGLLAVAPSWFFLPVCLIAVIGGMSTGTTALYGTGLDMSSVFPRLLSRAGATLLIGVLAIGFIFIGRFTFNLVQSVSTFAVLIITCTSPWMVIMILGLITRRGFYHADDLQVFTRGQRGGHYWFLHGWNWRGMGAWIPSAVVGLCFVNLPGQFVGPLGDLAGGIDLSLPVTLGLAGALYLLLLNLFPEPAGVYGPNGPRWVRCKSTQHTPVTSAEMA; this comes from the coding sequence ATGAGCCACTCGACCGGTATCGAGACCAACGGCGTCGAACAGATCCCCGACGATCAACGCGACGCCTCCCCGCTTGACCTGTTCCGCCTGATCTTCGGCGGCGCCAACACCTTTGCCACCGCCGTGCTGGGGAGCTTCCCGGTACTGTTCGGGCTGTCGTTCCAGGCCGGGGTCTGGGCGATTCTGCTCGGGGTCGGCGTTGGCGCGCTGATCCTGGCGCCCATGGGCCTGTTCGGTGCGCTCAACGGCACCAACAACGCCGTGTCGTCCGGCGCCCACTTCGGCGTGCACGGGCGTATCGTCGGCTCGTTCCTGTCGCTGCTAACCGCCGTGGCGTTCTTCTCGCTGTCGGTGTGGAGCTCCGGCGATGCCTTGGTCGGCGGAGCCAAGCGCCTGGCCGGGTTGCCGGAAACCGACCTGACCCTGGGCCTGGCCTACGGCCTGTTCGCCGTGCTGGTGCTGGTGGTGTGCATCTTCGGCTTCCGCTTCATGCTGTGGGTCAACAAGATCGCCGTATGGGCTTCGAGCCTGCTGTTCCTGTTGGGCATCTTCGCCTTCGCCGGGCCATTCGACGCCGGTTACGCCGGTAGCGTCAACCTCGGCCAGGCCGGCTTCTGGGCAGCCTTCGTCGGCGCGGCGATCCTGGCCATGAGCAACCCGGTGTCGTTCGGCGCCTTCCTCGGCGACTGGTCGCGCTACATCCCGCGCCAGACACCCAAGGCCCGCATCATGCTGGCGGTGATCGCCGCCCAGGCCGCCACGCTGATCCCGTTCCTGTTCGGCCTGTGCACCGCCACCCTGGTGGCCAGCCAGGCACCGGACTACATCGCGGCCAACAACTACGTCGGTGGCCTGCTGGCCGTGGCGCCGAGCTGGTTCTTCCTGCCGGTGTGCCTGATTGCGGTGATCGGCGGCATGTCCACCGGCACCACCGCGCTGTACGGCACCGGGCTGGACATGTCCAGTGTGTTCCCGCGCCTGCTCAGCCGCGCCGGCGCCACCCTGCTGATCGGCGTGCTGGCCATCGGTTTCATCTTCATCGGCCGCTTCACTTTCAACCTGGTGCAGAGCGTGTCGACCTTCGCCGTGCTGATCATCACCTGCACCAGCCCGTGGATGGTGATCATGATTCTCGGCCTCATCACCCGCCGCGGCTTCTACCACGCCGACGACCTGCAGGTGTTCACCCGTGGCCAGCGCGGTGGCCACTACTGGTTCCTGCACGGCTGGAACTGGCGCGGCATGGGCGCGTGGATCCCCAGCGCGGTGGTCGGCCTGTGCTTCGTCAACCTGCCGGGGCAATTCGTCGGCCCGCTCGGCGACCTGGCCGGCGGTATCGACCTGAGCCTGCCGGTCACCCTGGGCCTGGCCGGCGCGCTTTACCTGCTGCTGCTCAACCTGTTCCCCGAACCTGCTGGCGTGTATGGCCCCAACGGCCCGCGTTGGGTGCGCTGCAAAAGCACCCAGCACACGCCCGTGACCTCTGCCGAAATGGCCTGA
- a CDS encoding YybH family protein — protein MDQTLQVRQAAADLVAAFASNDTARYFACFSEDATFLFHTLPQPLLSRRAYEELWAQWQAEGFAVLGCKSSNVQVSLQGDVAIFMHDVATHIRIAGEEHLLNERETIVFRHQGERLLACHEHLSVVSAT, from the coding sequence GTGGACCAGACACTCCAGGTACGGCAGGCCGCTGCCGACCTCGTCGCCGCCTTTGCCAGCAACGACACCGCCCGCTACTTCGCCTGTTTCAGCGAAGACGCCACCTTCCTCTTCCACACCTTGCCGCAACCGCTGCTGTCACGCCGCGCCTATGAAGAACTCTGGGCCCAATGGCAGGCCGAGGGTTTCGCCGTACTCGGCTGCAAATCGAGCAACGTGCAGGTGAGCCTGCAAGGCGACGTGGCGATTTTCATGCACGATGTGGCCACGCACATCCGCATCGCCGGCGAGGAACACCTGCTCAACGAACGCGAGACCATCGTCTTCCGCCACCAAGGCGAGCGCTTGCTGGCGTGCCACGAGCACCTGTCGGTCGTCAGCGCAACCTGA